In the genome of Halapricum salinum, one region contains:
- a CDS encoding DUF7437 domain-containing protein has translation MSDIAARRSHPLDAMLAISDVVTNQRYVRIYARVLALDTPTVEELSEELDSSTTTIYEDVKHLVESGILARVTDTQPHRYQAQQVDLRVQAGDETYRITPALFVALARSETNENLQLYLDRHGTSGLATGLEYARDYVQGRMNARLMAREQEIPVLEAETILQELRDVLIEVDPELEESPNIDELDAVVDERRQE, from the coding sequence ATGTCCGATATCGCTGCTCGGCGCTCACATCCACTCGATGCAATGCTCGCCATCTCTGATGTCGTGACGAACCAGCGGTATGTCCGGATTTACGCCAGGGTACTCGCCCTTGATACGCCAACGGTTGAAGAGCTGTCCGAAGAACTCGACAGTTCGACCACTACCATCTACGAGGACGTGAAACACCTGGTCGAAAGTGGCATCCTCGCACGGGTCACCGACACGCAACCGCACCGCTACCAGGCCCAACAAGTCGATTTACGTGTGCAAGCGGGCGACGAGACCTATCGGATCACACCAGCGCTGTTCGTCGCACTCGCTCGAAGTGAGACGAACGAAAATCTCCAGTTGTATCTCGACCGGCACGGGACAAGCGGGCTCGCAACTGGGCTCGAATATGCCCGTGACTACGTTCAGGGGCGGATGAACGCTCGTCTCATGGCTCGCGAGCAAGAGATCCCTGTGCTTGAAGCCGAGACGATTCTCCAAGAACTGCGCGACGTGCTCATCGAGGTCGATCCTGAACTCGAAGAAAGCCCCAACATCGACGAACTCGACGCGGTAGTTGATGAGCGTCGGCAGGAGTGA
- a CDS encoding transposase: protein MTDLVVRTVVARFVEPTAHKQRKIEALRDTYREALHEAFEHNATTMSAVNDIVTPYELPYQAKDALKSFVPTLYRGTKAQELNENHPVRFVNRAATFDRSSDRTHEFCWRVPQAGRGNAFWIPLQINPTQYEHWESLCEDPKSAGELRLLQRQDRWELHVDIKYVSAVSPETDPTTVLGFDVGESALVTGCVLCNGIPTQPLLVDGSRAKRLRKERETTIRRLKRRNAPRKRLREQYTSFANAIEDIIEKSSRQAIEYASHFEDPLIVMEELTHMRDDIDYGAYMNRRLHGWAFARLQRRIEQKAVDAGMPVTYVRPEYTSQICHSCFHLGSRPSQAMFECRNEECHITTFQADINAAANIARRADPWGESCPWKPDQHRRTGDC, encoded by the coding sequence ATGACAGACTTAGTCGTACGAACAGTAGTTGCAAGATTCGTCGAACCGACTGCTCACAAGCAGCGAAAAATCGAAGCGCTTCGCGATACGTATCGCGAAGCGCTTCACGAGGCTTTCGAGCACAATGCGACGACGATGAGCGCTGTCAACGATATCGTAACTCCGTACGAGTTGCCCTATCAAGCGAAAGACGCGCTCAAAAGCTTCGTCCCAACACTCTACAGAGGAACGAAAGCACAGGAACTCAACGAGAATCATCCCGTCCGCTTCGTCAACCGTGCTGCGACGTTTGACCGCTCGTCCGACCGAACCCACGAGTTCTGTTGGCGCGTTCCACAAGCCGGGCGAGGCAATGCATTCTGGATACCGTTGCAGATCAACCCCACACAGTACGAGCACTGGGAGTCACTGTGTGAGGATCCGAAGAGCGCTGGTGAATTGCGATTACTCCAGCGACAGGACAGGTGGGAACTACACGTTGATATCAAGTACGTCTCAGCAGTGTCACCGGAAACAGATCCGACAACGGTCCTCGGATTCGATGTCGGCGAGTCTGCACTCGTGACAGGATGTGTACTTTGCAACGGTATTCCGACGCAGCCGCTACTCGTGGACGGATCTCGTGCAAAACGACTTAGAAAAGAACGCGAAACGACTATCCGTCGTCTGAAGCGGAGAAACGCGCCACGAAAACGATTGCGTGAGCAGTATACGTCGTTTGCAAACGCGATCGAAGACATCATCGAGAAATCCTCACGGCAGGCTATCGAGTACGCGAGCCACTTCGAAGACCCGTTGATTGTGATGGAAGAGCTAACGCACATGAGAGACGATATCGACTATGGGGCGTACATGAACAGGCGACTCCACGGTTGGGCATTCGCACGTCTACAGCGGCGTATCGAACAGAAGGCTGTAGATGCGGGTATGCCGGTCACGTATGTCCGTCCAGAGTATACGAGTCAGATCTGTCACTCCTGTTTCCATCTCGGATCTAGACCTTCACAGGCGATGTTCGAATGTCGCAACGAGGAGTGTCACATTACGACCTTTCAGGCAGATATCAACGCGGCGGCGAACATCGCCCGCCGCGCTGACCCGTGGGGAGAGAGTTGTCCCTGGAAACCGGACCAGCATCGCCGGACAGGCGATTGCTGA
- a CDS encoding metal-dependent transcriptional regulator: MVESDGAKAADVPVSPGEGRYLCGLLYLSLLDCEPISNGDLATYLNVSGASVTEMIETFDDDGLVEYERYGGAALTERGEAVAREILWRRCAVREFFETAAGVTLDDDRAYRIGFTLSEAEVHALSERVDQPCRGRCEATTAADCDALAG, encoded by the coding sequence ATGGTCGAGAGTGATGGCGCGAAAGCGGCAGACGTGCCGGTCAGCCCGGGCGAGGGCCGATATCTCTGTGGCCTGCTGTACCTGTCACTGCTCGACTGCGAGCCGATCAGTAACGGCGACCTCGCGACGTACCTGAACGTCAGCGGTGCCAGCGTCACCGAGATGATCGAAACGTTCGACGACGACGGACTGGTCGAGTACGAGCGCTACGGCGGGGCGGCCCTGACCGAGCGCGGTGAGGCCGTCGCCCGCGAGATCCTCTGGCGGCGGTGTGCAGTGCGGGAGTTCTTCGAGACGGCGGCGGGCGTCACGCTGGACGACGACCGCGCGTATCGAATCGGGTTCACGCTCTCGGAGGCGGAAGTGCACGCGCTGTCGGAACGGGTCGATCAGCCCTGTCGAGGCCGGTGTGAGGCGACGACCGCCGCGGACTGCGACGCGCTCGCGGGCTGA
- a CDS encoding ZIP family metal transporter, producing MTEHRHRTATAASLVALVAFVGVVALGVATGRTKLTGIVVFGFAAMLGGVAISHWGDFHTPRQQVWAYGLASGAMLASAAALLAPKAITQHPEYGGFAIALGYLLGYAGHELGHLLTHYDLPLNAPASELTLHALAAGSIMGVVYGSLPSLTPLFGYGIVAHKFPAGFTGSETVEQSGLPTIVMVIPAVAVALTAIPLSILAPDFSTVGKAAFFGISTGVFAHVAIDMLPECTHGDAGSGHGAVRCSRDADRLRQYAVLSTVLGAGAIFALWQLLAVA from the coding sequence GTGACCGAGCACAGACACCGGACGGCGACGGCCGCGAGTCTCGTCGCTCTCGTGGCGTTCGTGGGCGTCGTGGCACTCGGCGTCGCCACCGGGCGAACGAAACTCACGGGGATCGTGGTGTTCGGCTTCGCGGCGATGCTGGGTGGTGTCGCGATCAGCCACTGGGGCGACTTTCACACCCCGCGACAGCAGGTGTGGGCGTACGGACTCGCCAGCGGAGCCATGCTCGCGAGCGCGGCCGCGCTACTGGCGCCGAAAGCGATCACCCAACACCCCGAATACGGCGGGTTCGCGATCGCACTCGGCTATCTGCTGGGGTACGCTGGCCACGAACTGGGCCACCTTCTGACCCACTACGACCTGCCGTTGAACGCCCCGGCGTCCGAGTTGACGCTGCACGCCCTCGCCGCGGGGTCGATCATGGGCGTCGTCTACGGCTCGTTGCCGTCGCTGACGCCCCTGTTCGGGTACGGCATCGTCGCCCACAAGTTCCCGGCCGGTTTCACCGGTAGCGAGACCGTCGAGCAGTCCGGACTCCCGACGATCGTGATGGTGATCCCGGCGGTCGCGGTCGCGCTCACGGCGATCCCCCTCTCGATACTGGCGCCCGACTTCTCGACCGTGGGCAAGGCGGCGTTCTTCGGGATCTCGACGGGCGTGTTCGCCCACGTCGCGATCGACATGCTTCCGGAGTGTACCCACGGGGATGCCGGATCCGGCCACGGTGCCGTCCGGTGTTCCCGCGACGCCGACCGCCTCCGTCAGTACGCCGTCCTCAGCACGGTCCTCGGCGCGGGCGCTATCTTCGCGCTCTGGCAACTGCTCGCTGTCGCGTGA
- a CDS encoding MBL fold metallo-hydrolase, whose protein sequence is MDLQFLGGAGEVGRSAILVNDSLLLDYGLKNDTPTQYPVGDVSPDAVVVSHGHLDHAGAVPALLSGSDRPEIHWTPPTRDLARTLARDTLKLHGGTMQCPFTQEDLNRVGEVSVTHGYGESFEAAGHEVAFYDAGHIPGSAHVLVDDGETRLLYTGDFHTDSQRLVAGTTARPDADVVLCESTYSDVEHEPRDAVESEFVESVRTTIWEGGTVVVPAFAIGRTQELMLVCAAHDIDCYVDGLGQQITQIFRQYPEFIRDSDALQRAKSNARYVTGRDGQRKRIAEQNTVIITTAGMLSGGPVQSYIPEIANRPVNKIAFTGYQVEGTPGRELLDTGSAEIDGRRMPVSAQVESYDFSAHADRDGLLDFLDDYRNAEILVNHGDRCEEFAVELQEKGYDATAPELGETWRRNLRDSWTC, encoded by the coding sequence ATGGATCTCCAGTTCCTCGGCGGCGCGGGCGAGGTCGGCCGCAGTGCCATCCTCGTCAACGACTCGCTGTTGCTGGACTACGGCCTGAAAAACGACACCCCCACGCAGTATCCCGTCGGCGACGTCTCTCCCGACGCGGTCGTGGTTTCACACGGCCACCTCGACCACGCCGGCGCGGTTCCCGCACTCCTCTCCGGCAGCGACCGCCCCGAGATTCACTGGACACCGCCGACCCGGGACCTCGCGCGAACGCTCGCCCGGGACACGCTCAAACTCCACGGCGGGACGATGCAGTGTCCGTTCACCCAGGAAGACCTGAATCGCGTGGGCGAGGTCTCGGTGACCCACGGCTACGGTGAGTCTTTCGAGGCGGCTGGACACGAGGTCGCGTTCTACGACGCCGGCCACATCCCCGGGAGTGCGCACGTTCTCGTTGATGATGGGGAAACGCGCCTGCTCTATACCGGTGACTTTCACACCGATAGCCAGCGACTCGTCGCCGGGACGACAGCCCGCCCCGACGCCGACGTCGTCCTCTGTGAGTCGACCTACAGCGACGTCGAACACGAACCGCGGGACGCCGTCGAGAGTGAGTTCGTCGAGAGCGTCCGGACGACCATCTGGGAGGGCGGCACGGTCGTGGTGCCAGCGTTCGCGATCGGCCGTACGCAGGAACTCATGCTCGTCTGCGCCGCCCACGACATCGACTGTTACGTCGACGGTCTCGGCCAGCAAATCACCCAGATCTTTCGCCAGTATCCCGAGTTCATCCGTGACAGTGACGCGCTCCAGCGTGCGAAGTCCAACGCCCGGTACGTGACTGGCCGCGATGGACAGCGAAAGCGGATCGCCGAACAGAATACGGTGATAATCACGACAGCCGGAATGCTGAGTGGTGGCCCCGTCCAGTCGTACATTCCTGAAATCGCGAATCGGCCGGTGAACAAGATCGCTTTTACTGGCTATCAGGTCGAGGGCACGCCCGGCCGGGAACTCTTAGACACTGGGAGTGCCGAGATCGACGGCCGTCGAATGCCCGTGAGTGCGCAAGTCGAATCCTATGACTTCTCGGCGCATGCTGATCGCGACGGGCTACTGGACTTTTTAGATGACTATCGAAACGCAGAGATTCTCGTCAATCACGGCGATCGGTGTGAAGAATTCGCCGTGGAACTTCAGGAGAAGGGGTACGACGCCACCGCTCCGGAACTGGGCGAGACGTGGCGTCGAAACCTTCGCGACTCGTGGACGTGTTGA
- a CDS encoding FtsK/SpoIIIE domain-containing protein — protein MELLCTSLQEVTKTGWGAKLTGKTQIPLVEWLLVADGDGDSGIRYFIGSTYSDFTEDLETILRTAFPQSYEFRFVQWHPRRLLAEVPPGREQLDERPDDPEQRVGLHHPAITPEMPYVAGVEYRGHTSRGPDWQTPLTAYDAFTAPRSARLDRSHRQESRRVPLASLVDVMCESSIPVVYQVVCRPYSDWSSLAEAYLRDLETGTASFTSRLWDFLSPRSREEKQAYQPRPRDQLRIDAITQRDPRRTFCVSARTIALTREVPAQADAVARRMSNALGHVGGKFHEIRGHTATDDEFYATSQSPGVKLFEDLCSRASHHVTYQSLGNYLLGRTPQSQGIVTSPGELASFCCLDGGALTPRGQRALATRTAERTAITLPSPEQLRRYGGAGMVLCLPLTHDRQVLGQPIVLPPDEQDRHVLVIGNTGAGKTILIQQALLSNVQATDGPEILIDSKGGGTAREYLQAHYAAHGNLDDVLYFDCTRVLPASGFFDIGPLLEAGVPQEEARARKVVAARIVNRT, from the coding sequence ATGGAGTTACTCTGTACGTCGCTGCAAGAGGTGACGAAGACTGGCTGGGGGGCTAAACTCACGGGGAAGACGCAGATACCGCTCGTCGAGTGGCTGCTCGTCGCAGACGGTGACGGAGATTCGGGAATCCGCTATTTTATCGGTTCGACATATTCTGATTTCACCGAAGATCTCGAGACGATCCTCCGGACGGCGTTCCCGCAATCGTACGAGTTTCGCTTCGTTCAGTGGCATCCGCGTCGACTTCTGGCTGAAGTACCGCCAGGACGTGAGCAGTTGGATGAGCGTCCGGACGACCCAGAGCAGCGAGTCGGCCTGCATCACCCGGCAATCACCCCAGAGATGCCATACGTCGCTGGTGTCGAGTACAGGGGGCACACCTCTCGGGGGCCGGACTGGCAGACGCCGCTGACCGCATACGACGCGTTCACCGCACCGCGGTCGGCTCGTCTGGACCGATCGCATCGACAGGAATCCCGTCGCGTTCCGCTGGCGTCGCTCGTCGACGTGATGTGTGAGTCTTCGATTCCGGTCGTCTACCAGGTCGTCTGTCGGCCCTACAGCGACTGGTCGTCGCTCGCGGAGGCGTATCTCCGAGACCTTGAGACGGGTACAGCCTCGTTTACTAGCCGCCTTTGGGACTTCCTTTCGCCCCGTTCTAGAGAGGAGAAACAGGCCTACCAGCCACGACCGCGCGATCAACTGCGCATCGACGCTATCACCCAGCGCGATCCTCGACGGACGTTCTGCGTGTCCGCACGGACGATCGCACTCACGCGTGAAGTACCCGCGCAGGCAGATGCCGTGGCTCGGCGCATGTCGAACGCGCTGGGCCACGTCGGGGGTAAATTTCACGAGATTCGCGGCCACACCGCTACTGACGACGAGTTTTACGCGACGTCACAATCGCCGGGTGTGAAGCTCTTCGAAGACCTCTGTAGTCGGGCGAGCCACCACGTGACCTACCAGTCGCTGGGGAACTACCTTCTTGGGCGGACGCCCCAGAGCCAGGGAATCGTCACGTCACCGGGGGAACTCGCGAGTTTCTGCTGTCTGGATGGTGGGGCACTGACGCCTCGGGGCCAGCGTGCACTCGCCACGCGAACGGCCGAGCGGACGGCTATTACCCTCCCATCACCGGAGCAACTTCGGCGCTATGGTGGGGCGGGGATGGTACTGTGTCTGCCGCTGACCCACGACCGTCAGGTGCTCGGCCAGCCCATCGTCCTTCCGCCCGACGAGCAGGATCGCCACGTGCTCGTCATCGGCAACACTGGCGCGGGCAAGACGATCCTCATCCAGCAGGCGCTATTGAGTAACGTCCAGGCGACCGACGGCCCGGAAATTCTCATCGACTCGAAAGGAGGGGGCACGGCCAGAGAGTATCTACAGGCACACTACGCAGCACACGGGAATCTGGATGACGTCCTCTATTTCGACTGCACGCGCGTCTTGCCCGCGTCCGGCTTTTTCGACATCGGTCCGCTCCTCGAAGCGGGCGTCCCCCAGGAGGAAGCGAGGGCTCGAAAGGTCGTGGCTGCGCGCATAGTCAACAGAACATGA
- a CDS encoding helix-turn-helix domain-containing protein — MSYDTDHVRNAGRPSERIRGIDAFTDLVDNAALAGLYTSIRSKGTATGPELVDEAEVSKKTVYDYLGKLVRAGLITDVGEDSGASTYAAEDFEMTLTVRDVAVSITPELVEVLSHRDEYPVIDRVLEEHGLLTFALAHDLVVDHHEGDITIRQISELTGLSSGMTYDLVDAIYTIRGFGESASSPETYTPGDVDMTEK; from the coding sequence ATGTCTTACGACACAGACCACGTTCGGAATGCAGGGCGACCCTCTGAGCGTATCAGAGGAATTGATGCGTTTACCGACTTGGTGGACAACGCCGCTCTAGCTGGTCTCTATACAAGTATCCGTAGCAAGGGAACCGCAACCGGCCCTGAACTTGTCGACGAGGCGGAGGTTTCGAAGAAGACTGTCTACGACTATCTCGGTAAACTCGTACGTGCAGGACTCATTACGGATGTTGGCGAGGACAGCGGCGCTTCCACGTACGCTGCTGAAGACTTCGAAATGACGCTAACAGTACGAGATGTAGCAGTGTCGATCACGCCCGAACTGGTCGAGGTACTGAGCCATCGGGACGAATATCCCGTCATCGACCGCGTTCTCGAAGAGCATGGACTCCTAACGTTCGCTCTCGCACACGACCTCGTGGTGGATCACCACGAGGGGGACATCACGATTCGCCAGATCAGCGAGCTCACAGGACTCTCTTCCGGTATGACCTACGATCTCGTCGACGCGATCTACACGATTCGGGGGTTCGGCGAAAGCGCATCTAGCCCAGAGACGTACACTCCGGGTGACGTCGACATGACTGAAAAATGA
- the tsaA gene encoding tRNA (N6-threonylcarbamoyladenosine(37)-N6)-methyltransferase TrmO, which produces MSDTPVEYTPIGTIHTDFETAEGMPIQPTVAGDATGVVAFDAEFELALSDLDGFSHCILLYHFHGSDGDHSPTVTPFLDESERGLFATRAPKRPNNIGLSVVAIESIDGTELTVSGIDVVDGTPLLDVKPFVPEFDIPQNTESGWIADSDDGTGRTRADSRFL; this is translated from the coding sequence ATGAGCGACACGCCAGTGGAGTACACGCCGATCGGGACGATACACACCGACTTCGAAACCGCCGAGGGAATGCCGATCCAGCCGACAGTCGCCGGGGACGCGACCGGAGTCGTCGCATTCGACGCCGAGTTCGAACTTGCACTGTCCGATCTCGACGGGTTCTCCCACTGTATTCTGCTCTATCACTTCCACGGCAGTGACGGCGATCACTCGCCGACGGTCACGCCGTTTCTCGACGAGAGCGAGCGAGGACTGTTCGCGACGCGAGCCCCGAAACGACCGAACAACATCGGCCTCTCGGTAGTGGCGATCGAATCGATCGACGGAACCGAACTCACCGTCAGCGGGATCGACGTCGTCGACGGGACGCCCCTACTCGACGTCAAACCGTTCGTTCCCGAGTTCGATATCCCCCAAAACACAGAGAGTGGCTGGATCGCCGACAGTGACGACGGAACCGGCCGTACTCGTGCCGACAGTCGATTTCTCTGA
- a CDS encoding PH domain-containing protein, with product MGLFSQDDDDIVLENADLNCEPQGPSVTKSDVAKIDQHLSPGEKVHYLSTGNRFSINGEEKQTMKLRLALTDRRILLKRKQKLIGNEQQTFNYEDISSVNLRKGMVFKKIAIETQSATYGIGVTNSHDSNELQAMVNFIREKSRSSRGAQDGSAGGETDPLDRIDKLKELNEKGAISDEEFEQKKDDLLDQV from the coding sequence ATGGGGCTATTCAGTCAAGATGACGATGATATCGTACTCGAAAATGCCGATCTAAATTGTGAACCACAGGGCCCATCAGTCACAAAATCGGACGTGGCAAAAATCGATCAACACCTCTCACCGGGGGAAAAGGTGCACTACCTATCAACTGGGAACCGTTTCTCTATCAATGGTGAGGAGAAGCAGACGATGAAGCTACGTTTGGCCCTGACTGATAGGCGGATACTGCTCAAGCGAAAGCAGAAGCTGATAGGCAACGAGCAACAGACGTTTAATTACGAAGACATATCTTCGGTGAACCTGCGGAAAGGGATGGTTTTCAAAAAGATAGCCATAGAGACTCAGTCGGCGACGTATGGGATTGGCGTGACAAACTCGCATGACTCAAATGAGTTGCAAGCGATGGTGAACTTCATCAGGGAGAAATCCAGATCGTCTCGGGGGGCACAGGATGGATCGGCCGGCGGAGAGACAGACCCGTTGGACAGGATCGATAAATTAAAAGAACTGAATGAAAAGGGTGCAATCTCCGACGAGGAGTTCGAACAAAAGAAAGATGATCTGTTAGACCAAGTTTAG
- a CDS encoding site-specific integrase yields the protein MTDRDDKAVDSEAIREKQEEVADAFGTTADRLAEYVPKFKSLRIDPLQMYLEENIYGKGLSDARVRDYERAYEQYREFMDTEGRPPACPRKDHIRRFAIHQLEERGKGVQQVKEDLRLLDKAYEYWQESDTWPHPEDYHPIKEGNEMVGFPEYRKEESDKDVRILDQDVLRERVQSIKNIRNQTIITTQFKLLERVGAVTEMLLRDITIQHSEIQEHYPELGTHPHLEDYENAVVIPDGNSRSRNKSANSRILPIDDELRRLFVQYLLIRPDADEPYLFLSQERNDQLWPKRINQMWKSAFHPEFAETEQYEPITSHYGRHYSTTYWGIDQNLPRELVKYMRGDELQDEDNQNDAIDTYLHPKYEDIEEVYRENVFKFGLL from the coding sequence ATGACTGACAGAGACGACAAGGCGGTCGATTCAGAAGCGATCCGAGAAAAGCAAGAAGAGGTAGCGGATGCGTTCGGCACAACTGCTGATCGGTTAGCAGAGTACGTGCCTAAGTTCAAGTCACTCAGGATAGATCCGTTGCAAATGTACCTAGAGGAGAACATCTACGGGAAAGGGCTCTCCGATGCAAGAGTGCGTGACTACGAGCGAGCGTACGAGCAGTATCGGGAGTTCATGGACACCGAAGGACGACCACCGGCGTGTCCCCGAAAAGACCATATCCGGCGTTTTGCGATCCACCAACTGGAGGAACGCGGAAAGGGGGTCCAGCAGGTCAAAGAGGATCTGCGATTACTTGACAAGGCCTACGAATACTGGCAGGAATCGGACACGTGGCCCCATCCCGAAGACTATCACCCAATCAAAGAGGGTAATGAGATGGTCGGGTTCCCGGAATACCGAAAAGAAGAATCGGACAAAGATGTGCGGATACTGGACCAAGACGTCCTGCGGGAACGGGTGCAGTCGATCAAAAACATCCGGAACCAAACGATCATCACAACCCAGTTCAAGCTGCTGGAGCGTGTCGGTGCGGTGACCGAGATGCTGCTCCGTGACATCACTATCCAGCACTCCGAGATCCAGGAACACTATCCTGAACTCGGCACCCACCCGCATCTTGAGGACTATGAAAACGCAGTCGTTATTCCGGACGGTAATTCGAGATCGCGGAACAAATCGGCGAATTCACGAATCCTGCCGATAGACGATGAACTGCGCCGGCTGTTCGTCCAATACTTGCTGATCCGTCCGGATGCTGACGAACCGTACCTCTTCCTGTCACAAGAGAGGAATGACCAGTTGTGGCCGAAGCGGATCAACCAGATGTGGAAGTCGGCCTTCCACCCAGAATTCGCCGAAACAGAGCAGTATGAGCCGATCACGAGTCACTACGGGCGACACTACTCAACAACGTATTGGGGAATTGATCAGAACCTCCCCCGTGAGCTCGTCAAATACATGCGCGGGGACGAGCTACAAGATGAGGACAATCAGAACGACGCCATCGATACGTACCTGCACCCGAAGTACGAAGACATCGAAGAGGTATACCGGGAGAACGTCTTCAAGTTCGGGCTACTGTGA
- a CDS encoding DNA-binding protein, with product MSSTTRIGYEVSHDEQQSVEEFEAVEEPELRPSVAQEIDAKVDGIAPGTVSRGMSLEDEERMVAREWEVRRTRVRWDRRQDSDREVRTRSVVEDVNAKRRHEIGKRAASVDRWADPDIDDPRVQLSRVQLGEVNRQAARLAGELRGWSRGAISRRLAERVVDGVEMLDAVVAVYDELTECGGQVIPISRVEQVDEYEVDIEGVVSVLWEPSCAAIRQVGLLEDQTGRIKFTSWRKSGQPLVREGERVRLRAVAKNWYEGRCSVALTGKTLVSFPGQDRQ from the coding sequence ATGTCGAGTACAACCCGAATCGGATATGAAGTTTCGCACGATGAACAGCAGTCTGTCGAGGAATTCGAGGCAGTCGAAGAACCGGAGCTACGGCCCTCAGTCGCACAGGAGATCGATGCGAAGGTGGACGGGATCGCACCAGGAACGGTCTCTCGGGGGATGAGCCTCGAAGACGAAGAACGGATGGTGGCCAGAGAGTGGGAAGTTCGACGGACGAGAGTGCGGTGGGATCGACGGCAAGACTCAGACAGAGAAGTCCGGACGCGAAGCGTGGTCGAAGACGTGAACGCGAAGCGACGGCACGAGATTGGAAAGCGAGCGGCGAGCGTGGATCGGTGGGCCGACCCGGACATCGACGATCCCAGAGTGCAGTTGTCGCGAGTGCAGTTGGGCGAGGTGAACAGGCAGGCGGCGCGGTTGGCAGGCGAACTCCGTGGGTGGAGTCGGGGAGCGATCAGTCGGCGGTTGGCTGAGCGCGTGGTCGATGGCGTGGAGATGCTGGATGCGGTCGTGGCAGTCTACGACGAACTCACCGAATGTGGGGGGCAGGTAATCCCGATTTCGAGGGTGGAACAGGTGGATGAATACGAGGTGGATATCGAGGGTGTGGTGAGCGTGTTGTGGGAACCTAGTTGTGCGGCGATCAGGCAAGTGGGGTTGCTCGAAGATCAGACTGGGCGGATCAAGTTCACGTCGTGGCGCAAATCAGGCCAGCCACTGGTTCGTGAGGGCGAGCGAGTGCGGCTACGGGCGGTCGCGAAGAACTGGTACGAGGGCCGGTGTTCGGTTGCGCTCACGGGGAAGACGCTGGTCTCCTTCCCCGGTCAAGACAGGCAGTAA